Sequence from the Eleutherodactylus coqui strain aEleCoq1 chromosome 13, aEleCoq1.hap1, whole genome shotgun sequence genome:
TCCTCTGCATGGTGGACTTCAGGTCCGGCCCACATCCTCCTAGTGTAACCATCTGTCAGATAAGTCCCTGATTTTTATACTCATTACTTATTATTAAACATCTACTTCCTTGTGGCTAATGTTATTAACCGCTATCAATTTACACCCCCTTTTTCCAACTAGAGATCGGATAGTCGAGGAGCCTCCAGATTCTGGACAGGGGGCTGCCCTCATTGCCCTGTTTTTAGGAAAGGTTTTCCCATATTAGTGTGATAAGGTGAAATTTCCTTTTTCCCTTTTTAGTTATGGGATTTACAGTGTTGTTCTGTGAGTTTTCAAACTATGTGTATATCATAGTTGGACAACTATTATGTCTGATTCAGACAAGGTGTCCTGGTGTAACAGCCGCTGCCCACTTTTCTGGACATGTTGGGGCTCTGTTCTCAAGAttgtggggtcccagtggtcaaaccCCCACGAGCTGCAAGTTATCACCTATTCCATGTATACGGCATAACCTGCTTTGGTGAGGCAACCCCATTAACTCTGGTCTGAAGATACAGAATAACTTGATTTggtggaataacccctttaaaaggaatgtTTCAGGAGATACATTGATGGAGCATCACTACCATATggcatcaatatttgatcagtcGGGAGTCTATCCGATgtgacccccccaaaaaaaaaagtgtcagcaGAACTAGGAAAGAGTCAAGCACTTTGCTTCCTGCCTACACTTAGCTTTCTCTGGAAGCTGCATGATCAGCTATTGACTACTTTAAAAAACAGAGATGATAGTAGCGAGTGGCACAATACTTTTTTAGTACGTGACCATAAATCTATAGAATCTATAGTCATACAGTCACAAAAGTTATTCTATTCAGGTAGAGAAATCTCACAGTCAATCAAGGTGTTCAAATTATGTGATGGTTTTATGCACTCCACCCTGAAAGCACACTAATATGACAAACAACCCAAGGGTGAGAGGACCAGCGGCTAAAGTGATGCACGTTAATTAATAATGTTAATTGATAAACGCTATAAGCAGTGGCAATCACTTGGCAAGATACTTTATGTCTGGAAAAAAAACCATTAACATTTGGGTATGCCACACCCTTGGAATCTGGTATATAAAGAATAAAGGCTGTGCAGATATTACTCTTTCCATAGAAGCTGCTTTTTTTTCATCTGGAAAGAGTGTCCTTTTGCTTGAACAAGATGTCATATTCTTTTAGACAGTCATCATCTCACCAAACCTCATCCTATTCTCAAGGTGGAGGCTATGGTGGTGGAGCAGGCTATGGAGGAGGTGCTGGTGGTAACTTTAGTGGTGGATCAGCTAGCTATGGCTTtagtggaggtgctgctgctggtggtgctgctggTTTTGGTGGAAGCCAAGCTGGTGGAGCAGCTGGATTTGGTGGAGGCTTTGGTGGTGGTGCCGGAGGTGGTTTTGAAGGACAGCATGGTGACAGCATTTTCTCTGGAAATGAGAAACAAACCATGCAGAATCTTAATGACCGCTTGGCCAGTTATCTGGAGAAAGTCCGTGCCTTGGAAGAGGCCAATGCTGACCTTGAACGTAAGATTAAGGAATGGTATGAAAAGCAAAGGTCTGGTGGTGCTTCCGGAGAAAAAGGGAAAGACTACTCCAAGTATTATGCTACCATTGATGACCTCAAGAACCAGGTAAGCTTTACAAACAGCTAGAAATGTATCAGTCAGTGTATAAGTGGATGTAAGAATGGTAAATGGGACATCTGAGTTCTGTAGGTTGATACCCCTTTGTCTTATCATTgtcttatcattgtgttatcaTCTCATTTATATAGGGCGATGTTGACTCAATAGAAATCTGGGCAGACGTTGTCTAGGGTGCACATATTTTAATGTTACATTTGCCAATGTTATATTTTCTATTATTCAAGCATATTTAACTAAAGTAACACTAGAAATGTCTTCGGTTAAACATAGATGATGTGTTATGTCCAATGAAATTGCAGCAATAATTGTTTATTCCTTGCAGATTGTTACAGTCACCAGTGACAACGCAAGCCTAGTCTTGCAAATTGATAATTCCAGGCTTGCCGCCGATGACTTCAAGATGAAGTAAGTGGTACAAATACTAGTCTAGTTTATGCCTTGCCAATTACAGACCTTTGAAGTCAATAGTGCCTACGCTAACTACAACCTATCCAATTTTTGGCATAAGTTTTCGAGCCGACAATGTTCATAATCCCATTGTATGTTTTGACAGGTATGAGAATGAGCTGGCTCTCCGCAAGAGTGTAGAGGCCGATACCAATGGCCTCCGCAAAGTCCTGGATGATTTGACCTTGTCCAAGTCTGATTTGGAAGGCCAATTTGAGAGTCTCACTGAAGAGATTGCTCTTCTCAAGAAGAACCATGAAGATGTAAGTTGTGGACAAAGAACACAAACTGTGAACATTTTATAGTATGTGAACTACTTAATAAAgaggattataaaaaaaaaaaaactttttatttctccCTAGGAGATTAAGGGATCCCAAGGAGCAGCTGTGGGTGAAGTCAGTGTCGAAATGAATGCTGCACCAGGTAACGATCTAACGAAGATATTGAATGATATGCGAGATCAGTATGAAGCTATGGCTGAGAAGAACCGTAAGGATGCTGAAGATCGGTTCAATAAGATGGTAAGACTCCTTTTTACGTATTGCGGTGAATCCTTTTTCTTATGGTACCACTTAGGTGGCAATAGGTGTTGCAAAGACAAGGACATGGACCTCACTACAGGAGTTGCTTGGGGTGCTGGACAGCATATGTGACTTTGGGTCATGAAATGTTTAAGACTGTCCTCCTAGAAAAGGACAAAATAACTTCTAGATACATTTCTATAGTTGATATACAATATTATTGGTAGTGCAACGTCGGACTGATTGCTAAAACTGTATATTTTGTCTCAAGAGTGAAGGTCTGAAGAATGAAATATCTACTGGAGCAGAACAAATGCAGACCAACAAGAGTGAATCATCTGACCTGAAGAAGACACTTCAAGCTTTGGAGATTGAGCTTCAGTCACTACGTGCTATGGTAAGTGTCTTTTAAAATTTTCAGGTGACCCTAATTCCTCATAACCTAATGTTATGGGAATAactcatattccagaagatttcacagGTTttctccagattggttataatgagaagcttcgtgcatgaatatatgtatttgaactcatgGATGTTTTCCGTGagcccccaatactcttctggtatatttaaaggaagtacaatacaaatatactgaatatgacagaccaattacatgcatgcccccaacatcataacaactcatgattggcctagtatttaatgacgctaatgattaacatatgtttacgccccaggtgtatgtcgctatgtgaacacgtaattgCTATATACCAAAGTagtatagactttattaatattccaatctggaccgAAAGTATGCAGTCAGAGATAAAAAGTTCCTCCCCCTGCTGGCTAGTTCTGGGAACCGTATGTGGGAGCTTCAATTTCTACTTGCACAACAcagggtataatattgagcttgttaaccatttaactgctagctagttcctatgaaggtggatatatatatatatatatatatatatatatatatatttacacatatatatgtatatatatttgtttgcCTAGTCTGATTTAGGAAACACatctatattattattactacaacactcAGCTGTAATTTGAAGCCTAATGCAAATGTGAATCAGCCCCCAccatctaccatgtgccatttataatactggtctcTTATGTGGCCATATGGACATTGGGACCGTGAAAACACCAGAGTCTTGGTATGACTGCTGTCTCTGTACTCCTATAGCTATGCATCTAGTCATACAGGAGATATTAGGCTGCAGATGCCCATCATCTGAAATGCAAGACCAAAAGAAAAGTTCTAAATATGTATATCTGGTGATTTATGGTGATGTCTTCTCATTTGCAGAAAAAATCCCTGGAAGACACATTGGCAGAGACCGAAGGCCGTTACTGCATGCAGATTTCCCAACTGCAGGCAAAAATTATTGCCGTTGAAGAGCAGTTGGAACAGCTTAGAGTCGATATAGAGTGCCAGACTGAGGAATTCGAACAACTCATGGACATCAAGACCAGACTGGAATCAGAGATAGAGACATACCGTAAACTTC
This genomic interval carries:
- the LOC136588426 gene encoding keratin-3, type I cytoskeletal 51 kDa-like isoform X1; translated protein: MSYSFRQSSSHQTSSYSQGGGYGGGAGYGGGAGGNFSGGSASYGFSGGAAAGGAAGFGGSQAGGAAGFGGGFGGGAGGGFEGQHGDSIFSGNEKQTMQNLNDRLASYLEKVRALEEANADLERKIKEWYEKQRSGGASGEKGKDYSKYYATIDDLKNQIVTVTSDNASLVLQIDNSRLAADDFKMKYENELALRKSVEADTNGLRKVLDDLTLSKSDLEGQFESLTEEIALLKKNHEDEIKGSQGAAVGEVSVEMNAAPGNDLTKILNDMRDQYEAMAEKNRKDAEDRFNKMSEGLKNEISTGAEQMQTNKSESSDLKKTLQALEIELQSLRAMKKSLEDTLAETEGRYCMQISQLQAKIIAVEEQLEQLRVDIECQTEEFEQLMDIKTRLESEIETYRKLLEGESSSGQSSSSGQSSSKPATTQERKPASTGSGSGSGTGVKRSTNIKRIVETIVDGKVVDTKIVEEKQEM
- the LOC136588426 gene encoding keratin-3, type I cytoskeletal 51 kDa-like isoform X2; translation: MSYSFRQSSSHQTSSYSQGGGYGGGAGYGGGAGGNFSGGSASYGFSGGAAAGGAAGFGGSQAGGAAGFGGGFGGGAGGGFEGQHGDSIFSGNEKQTMQNLNDRLASYLEKVRALEEANADLERKIKEWYEKQRSGGASGEKGKDYSKYYATIDDLKNQIVTVTSDNASLVLQIDNSRLAADDFKMKYENELALRKSVEADTNGLRKVLDDLTLSKSDLEGQFESLTEEIALLKKNHEDEIKGSQGAAVGEVSVEMNAAPGNDLTKILNDMRDQYEAMAEKNRKDAEDRFNKMSEGLKNEISTGAEQMQTNKSESSDLKKTLQALEIELQSLRAMKKSLEDTLAETEGRYCMQISQLQAKIIAVEEQLEQLRVDIECQTEEFEQLMDIKTRLESEIETYRKLLEGESSSGQSSSKPATTQERKPASTGSGSGSGTGVKRSTNIKRIVETIVDGKVVDTKIVEEKQEM